The Nitrospirota bacterium genome has a window encoding:
- a CDS encoding urate hydroxylase PuuD codes for MKFLENPMQTMGVGFALAAVLIVGYLGMAGIAIGDANWAGLLLRWVHFLAGITWIGLLYFFNLINAGFLKSLDGPTKNIVIPKLMPAALNWFRHGATVTVFAGIALYFYLPQDRSSAIALGIGGLLGLIMMINVHAIIWPNQQKIIAAVTAAAQGTPAPAEMAQWGRTALLASRVNFMLSIPMLLFMGAGSHIK; via the coding sequence ATGAAATTTCTTGAGAATCCGATGCAAACGATGGGCGTAGGATTCGCGCTCGCCGCGGTGTTGATTGTGGGCTATCTCGGTATGGCCGGCATTGCGATTGGTGATGCCAACTGGGCCGGTCTGTTGTTGCGCTGGGTGCACTTCTTGGCCGGCATCACCTGGATCGGCTTGTTGTATTTCTTCAACCTGATCAATGCGGGGTTCTTGAAGAGCTTGGATGGTCCGACCAAAAACATCGTGATTCCCAAGTTGATGCCTGCCGCATTGAACTGGTTCCGTCATGGCGCGACGGTCACGGTGTTTGCCGGGATCGCGCTGTACTTCTACCTGCCCCAAGATCGATCCAGCGCGATCGCGTTGGGAATCGGCGGGCTTTTGGGCCTCATCATGATGATCAACGTCCATGCGATCATTTGGCCGAACCAACAGAAGATTATTGCGGCAGTGACGGCGGCAGCCCAGGGAACTCCTGCTCCGGCGGAAATGGCCCAATGGGGGCGGACCGCGCTTCTCGCTTCGCGGGTGAATTTTATGTTGTCGATTCCCATGTTGTTATTCATGGGAGCCGGTAGCCACATCAAGTAA